A single genomic interval of Spinacia oleracea cultivar Varoflay chromosome 6, BTI_SOV_V1, whole genome shotgun sequence harbors:
- the LOC110791919 gene encoding uncharacterized membrane protein At4g09580, with translation MEKSEERLVCEEKTSSKYPLTMWEVSAALMVVLAYGLGLLGVYLTMPASDYSFLKLPRTLEDLQILRDHLETYTSDYTVQVLVGYSVVYIFMQTFMIPGTVFMSLLAGALFGVFRGLALVLFTATAGASSCFFLSKLIGRPLVFSMWPDKLTFFQAQVAKRRQNLLNYMLFLRVTPTLPNTFINVASPIVDIPYHTFFLATFIGLIPAAFVTVRAGIALGELRSIGDLYDFQSIATLFLIGIVSITPTLMNKNKT, from the exons ATGGAGAAATCAGAGGAAAGATTGGTGTGTGAAGAAAAAACAAGTTCGAAGTATCCATTAACAATGTGGGAAGTATCAGCAGCTTTAATGGTTGTATTAGCATATGGATTAGGGCTTTTGGGTGTTTATCTAACCATGCCTGCTTCTGATTATAGCTTCCTCAAGTTGCCTCGCACCCTTGAAGATTTACAAATTCTTAG AGACCATCTCGAGACGTACACAAGTGACTATACGGTGCAAGTATTGGTTGGATACTCTGTGGTCTACATTTTCATGCAGACTTTCATGATTCCAGGAACTGTGTTTATGTCTTTGTTAGCTGGAGCCCTTTTTGGTGTATTTAGAGGTTTGGCATTGGTCCTTTTCACTGCTACAGCTGGTGCTTCGTCTTGCTTTTTCTTGTCAAAACTTATTGGCCGACCTCTTGTTTTTTCAATGTGGCCGGACAAACTGACTTTCTTCCAAGCACAG GTGGCGAAAAGACGTCAGAACTTGTTGAATTACATGCTTTTCCTAAGAGTAACACCCACACTACCAAATACATTTATCAATGTGGCTTCACCAATTGTGGATATACCTTACCACACCTTCTTCTTGGCGACATTCATTGGACTGATCCCTGCTGCTTTTGTCACTGTCAGA GCTGGAATAGCTCTTGGAGAATTGCGATCAATAGGCGATTTGTATGACTTTCAGTCAATTGCCACACTTTTCCTAATTGGGATCGTTTCAATCACCCCTACCTTGATGAACAAGAACAAAACATAA